From the Salipiger sp. CCB-MM3 genome, the window GCTGTATTTGCTGATGTAATCGTCCGTCGCCTGATCGCGGTGCGACTTCGAGGCGACCACGAGGAGCGCCGAATTGTCCGGGTCGCTGACCTTGATCGGCTTGGTCTCGCCGGGGGTCTCTTTGTCGAAGGGACCCATTTCCTCGACCGATTTGCCGACGCTGTCGGTGTAGAACATGCGGTCGCGGGCCGGCGCGTAGACCACGCCCATGGTCGGCACGCCATTTTCCACCAGAGCGATGTTCACGGTGAAATCGCCGCGGCGGTTGACGAACTCCTTGGTGCCGTCGAGCGGATCGACGATGAGGAAGGTCATCGCATCGACCTCATGGCTGTCGGCCTGCTCTTCGGTCACCAGCGGCAGATCGGGGAAGGCCTCACGCAGGCCCGCAGAGATCAGCTCATCTGCGGCTTCGTCGGCTTCGGTGACCGGGCTGGCGTCGGACTTGGACTTAACTTCGAAATCATCGGAATTATAAATTTCCATGATCTTGTCCCCAGCCTCGAGGGCAAGGCGTCGGATCACGGCAACAAGATTCTCGTAATTCAAGGCGGTACTCCCTTCCGCTGCGCGGATTTATTGATTTGAAGGCCTGCGACTCTTATGCTGCGCTGCGTCTAGATGGGCAAGAAGACCCGTCCTTTTCCGCCAGTACCGGAGCAGTGTTGCCATGTTTCAGACCTCAAAGCCGCGCTCTCGGCTGGGATCGGCCATCTACATCAGTGAGCTGATCTACCACAATTCGGTCCGGGCGGTGCGCAAGAGCCATGGCAACGCCTTCATGGCGATCTTCATGAATATGCTGCAGACGATCATCTTCGTTCTGGCCTTCTACTTTATGTTCCACATTCTGGGGATGCGCGGCACGGCGATCCGCGGCGACTTCATGATCTACATCATGACGGGCGTGTTCCTCTATATGACCCACACCAAGACGCTTGGCGCGGTCGCCGGATCCGAAGGACCGGCGAGCCCGATGATGCAGCACGCGCCGATGAACACTGCGATCTCCATCGCCGCGGCCATGCTCTCGACGCTCTACATTCAGATCCTGTCGCTCTTTGCGATCCTGTTCGTCTATGACGTGGCCTTCAATCCTTTCGTCATGTCCGAGATTCACGATCCCATCGGCGCCATGGCGATGCTGCTGCTGTCGTGGTTCTCGGGGGCGGCGATCGGCATGGTGCTGCTGGCCGCCAAACCGTGGTTCCCGACGCCGGTGTCGATCATCACCACGGTCTATCAGCGCGCCAATATGATCGCCTCCGGCAAGATGTTCGTGGCCAACTCGCTGACGCCGGGGATGCTGGCGATCTTCGACTGGAACCCGCTGTTTCACACCATCGACCAGTCGCGCGGCTATGCCTTCTCCAACTACTTCCCGCGCAACTCCAGCTGGGAATACGCGCTTTGGGTGTCGATCGTGCTGATCATGATCGGTCTCATGGGCGAGTTCTACACCCGCAAGCACGCCTCGGCCTCCTGGGCGGCACGGCGCTAGAGCGGGGGCTGACCCAGACAGAAAGCCTGATCCGACGGAAAAACTGGACTGCATCGGCAAAGCTTCGCACTCTAAGCCCAAAGGCGCGTTTCGGGAGGAGGCACCCATGCGACATCTCATCATCGCGGCAGCTTTTCTGGCGGCCACCGGGGTTTCGGCCCAGGACCTGCCGGGCTTTTACGATGTTTCGGGCGTGGCGGCGGATGATCTGCTGAATGTGCGCGCGGCGCCCGCAGCCGACGCCGAGATACTTGATACGCTCGCGCCCACGGCAACGGATGTGCAGGTCAGTGCGCTGAACGACGCGGGCACTTGGGGCCGCGTCGTGACCGGCGAGGGGGTGGGCTGGGTGTCCATGTCGTTCCTCGCCGCCGCGGCGGAGGGCACGCTTCCGCAAGTCGCCGGGCTGCGCTGTTTCGGGACCGAGCCGTTCTGGACCTATGAGGCGCGGCAAGAGGACAGCGCCACATGGCAGACCCCCGACAGCAGCGCTACATTGCTTGCTGGCCCGATCGAGACCGCCAGCGGCATGACCCGCCCGTTCTCGGTGGTGGCAGGGGCAGACGATCTGCAGGCGGTGCTGGTGGCCAGCCCCGAGGCCGAATGCAGCGACGGCATGTCCGACCGGCTTTACGGGCTTTCGGCGGTGCTGGTGATGACGGGCCGGATCACCGGCACCTATGGCGGCTGCTGCGAGCTTTTGCGCTAAGTCACCACGCGCAGCGTCAGATTGATCCGCCCGCCCTGCGGCAGCAGGCTCGACGAGCCAAAGCGGATACGGTCGACGCCGTGATGGCGCAGCCGGGCCTCGCCGCCCATGACCACCACGTCGCCGGATTTCAGCCAGACCGACTCGGTCTTGCCGCCGCGCGTCTCATTGCCCATGCGAAAGAGCCCCTCGTCGCCAAGCGAGACCGAGACCACGGGGCAGGAGAAATCCACCTCGTCCTTGTCCTGATGCAGCCCCATACGGGCACCTTCGCCGTACCAGTTGATCAGGCAGCACTCGGGATCGCGCGCTGCGCCCGAGACCTCGCGCCAGATCGCCAGCACCTCTTCGGGAATCGGAGGCCAGTCCATGCCCTCGGGGTGGCGCGGCTCGTAGCGATAGCCGCGCCGGTCGGTGACCCAGCCGAAACGCCCCGCCGCGCTCATCCGCACCGACATTTTCTGCCCGCGCGGCGTCACCGGCTGATAGAGCGGCGCCTGCCGCAGCAACGCGCGCAGGGTTTCGACCAGCGCTTCTTGCGCAGGGCGGTCGAGAAAACCCTGAAAGAGTTTGAAGCCGCGGATGTCGAGAGGGGACGTCATGGCCCCGTTTTGTGGCATTCCGCCACGGCGTGCAAAGAAATTCCCCCCAAATGCAGGCAAAGCCTCGCCACAGCCGCTTGCAGCGTTCAAACCCCCTCCTTATATACCCTTCGAACGCCGCGAGGCCCCCGCCGGACGGCTTCTGAAACAAGCGGGGCTGGATGCCGTAACGGGTCCGAACGCCTCGCGTCATCGCCTT encodes:
- the cysQ gene encoding 3'(2'),5'-bisphosphate nucleotidase CysQ; amino-acid sequence: MNYENLVAVIRRLALEAGDKIMEIYNSDDFEVKSKSDASPVTEADEAADELISAGLREAFPDLPLVTEEQADSHEVDAMTFLIVDPLDGTKEFVNRRGDFTVNIALVENGVPTMGVVYAPARDRMFYTDSVGKSVEEMGPFDKETPGETKPIKVSDPDNSALLVVASKSHRDQATDDYISKYSTADMKSAGSSLKFCLVATGEADIYPRLGRTMEWDTAAGQAVLQGAGGRVVRFDDHTPLSYGKPGFANPFFIAYSPDVALKEA
- a CDS encoding ABC transporter permease — translated: MFQTSKPRSRLGSAIYISELIYHNSVRAVRKSHGNAFMAIFMNMLQTIIFVLAFYFMFHILGMRGTAIRGDFMIYIMTGVFLYMTHTKTLGAVAGSEGPASPMMQHAPMNTAISIAAAMLSTLYIQILSLFAILFVYDVAFNPFVMSEIHDPIGAMAMLLLSWFSGAAIGMVLLAAKPWFPTPVSIITTVYQRANMIASGKMFVANSLTPGMLAIFDWNPLFHTIDQSRGYAFSNYFPRNSSWEYALWVSIVLIMIGLMGEFYTRKHASASWAARR
- a CDS encoding COG3650 family protein yields the protein MRHLIIAAAFLAATGVSAQDLPGFYDVSGVAADDLLNVRAAPAADAEILDTLAPTATDVQVSALNDAGTWGRVVTGEGVGWVSMSFLAAAAEGTLPQVAGLRCFGTEPFWTYEARQEDSATWQTPDSSATLLAGPIETASGMTRPFSVVAGADDLQAVLVASPEAECSDGMSDRLYGLSAVLVMTGRITGTYGGCCELLR
- a CDS encoding alpha-ketoglutarate-dependent dioxygenase AlkB family protein, whose protein sequence is MTSPLDIRGFKLFQGFLDRPAQEALVETLRALLRQAPLYQPVTPRGQKMSVRMSAAGRFGWVTDRRGYRYEPRHPEGMDWPPIPEEVLAIWREVSGAARDPECCLINWYGEGARMGLHQDKDEVDFSCPVVSVSLGDEGLFRMGNETRGGKTESVWLKSGDVVVMGGEARLRHHGVDRIRFGSSSLLPQGGRINLTLRVVT